In Brachypodium distachyon strain Bd21 chromosome 5, Brachypodium_distachyon_v3.0, whole genome shotgun sequence, the genomic window TCCTTTGGGAAGATAAAAGGACGTTCGGCACCAACCGTTCCGCAAGAACCGCCACCACCATCGACAAAAATCAATCCAGGCTGGTGGCCCGAGAACGCCGCCGACGAGTACGATTACTACTATGGCAATGAATCGGATTGATAAAACCGTATGGGCGATGGATCTGTTCGAAGTAGCGATTTGCGAGTTCGCAATGTAACTGGTGTTTATCCACCCTTCCTAAATTCTAACCAGTTTTTTATAGATTTAATTAATGTAACAAGTCGAATAGACGAACCGTAATGCTTACATGAAAAGACCGAAACGTTTGATTAGTTTCATTGCTGTATAGATGCACAATATTATTTGACGCCAAGATATACGCTAGTTGTCTTAGGCTACATCGTTACCTCTACAATCGTGGCTGTATTTAGGATCCCACTCCCGGGAGACCTCTCGACGTTTGGAGCACCAAATGCGACGCCTTGCTGCTAGCCGTGCATAGATGTGATGGGAATTTACAGCAAAGAGGATATGACTATCCTTGGCTAGATCCTTGCTTCTCAAACTGTGAAATCACTTATGTCGTTACGTACATTTCTTATTCCAATATAAAATAGAAGACTAAAATCCGCTTCCCCAAAGCCGTAGCAAGAGAAATACTTGGCTGACTCGAAATCACCTAttgtggcttcttcttcttcttcttcttcttcttcttcttcttcatccacAACCATCAATGGTCTCAAAATGTCCATCCTTCACGTCTAGGTTCATGCTTCACCGGCTAGCGTCGCAATTCGCCATAATACGTGCTCCAAGTTACGATGCAAAACGACTTATTTCGTCAACACTACAAGGAAATCAACAAATACGAAACGAACAATAAGGAATACCTAACACCCAACATGAACAAAcaaccaaaccaaacaggAGAAAACCATTAAGGATCAACTAAAAGATACATGGCCCAATCGAAACAAGGAACCGTATATTCATACTGCCATCAAGAATCTACAACAGACTACCGTAGCACCGTTGACAAAAAAACCTAAGATTGCCAAGCATGCACACAACGTTTAGCAATCATCGCAGTCCCCGCCCTCGTCATCCAAGAACAGAATGATGACCTTCTTACCGTCGACGGAGGAGATCCGAGGTGATCCGCAAGCAGATTCTCCTGCCTGTAAAACTGAATCACCATCAACTCCAACTTCTCCCAATAACTCATCAATCGCAATTTGCTTCGCGTCGTAGAGAACTCGCACCTCCGCATGCAGGCGAGCAGACTGGACAGACTCATCCATGGTACGCTTCACTACCATGTACCGCCCCAACCAGTTGTCTtcatcctcgtcctcgtcttcACTGTACCCGAAACCGTCAGAAACCCAACAATCCTCCGGTTCCCCCACCATCACCTCATCCAGCTCATCTTCCAAGTCAACCCGCCTCATCTCAGAGCCATCAACGGGAGCGTGCGACCCCTCCCAAGTAACCTTTTTCAACGTCACCAATTCCTCCACCGACCCGTCAACTGGCGAGTCATCTGCAGACATGATAGCAGGAGGTAAACCTACGAAGTCCGGCGGTGGAAGAATAATGAGAGGCACAACAGCGAGCGGCCGCGGGCCGCcgcccggagatgaatccgtaCCGCCTACGGCTCGAGCACTCATCTCGATACATGGAGTCTCTACGTACATCACAATAGTCTACGTACAACACAACAATCACGGTCCCGACGTATCTGGGCGACTAAACCCGAAAGGAAAAGACGGTCATATATAGAAGCGAATACATGAAGAACGACCTCTGTTTACCCGTGCATGCCTAAGACGTGTCTGGGAACAACTCAAACCGCCTGCACGTACAGTCCCATCTACAAAATGTTGGCCAAGCTACATCTGGACTTTTCGCCAATGCATAACATAGCCACCCAACAACACGATATAAACTCTCCACACAGAAACAGCCGAAGCAAGTCGCTCGCCACAACAGGTGCGTTCTAGACCTGCACGTACACAACCCCGTTCACAGGACGACTGGACGAGCGACGTGTGGAAT contains:
- the LOC112269254 gene encoding uncharacterized protein LOC112269254 isoform X2: MYVETPCIEMSARAVGDDSPVDGSVEELVTLKKVTWEGSHAPVDGSEMRRVDLEDELDEVMVGEPEDCWVSDGFGYSEDEDEDEDNWLGRYMVVKRTMDESVQSARLHAEVRVLYDAKQIAIDELLGEVGVDGDSVLQAGESACGSPRISSVDGKKVIILFLDDEGGDCDDC
- the LOC112269254 gene encoding uncharacterized protein LOC112269254 isoform X1, which gives rise to MYVETPCIEMSARAVGGTDSSPGGGPRPLAVVPLIILPPPDFVGLPPAIMSADDSPVDGSVEELVTLKKVTWEGSHAPVDGSEMRRVDLEDELDEVMVGEPEDCWVSDGFGYSEDEDEDEDNWLGRYMVVKRTMDESVQSARLHAEAGESACGSPRISSVDGKKVIILFLDDEGGDCDDC